A genomic stretch from Coffea arabica cultivar ET-39 chromosome 10c, Coffea Arabica ET-39 HiFi, whole genome shotgun sequence includes:
- the LOC113713475 gene encoding cyclin-D5-1-like, with amino-acid sequence MQNSQDAFSSPSSLLCREESENVLNDGGGTIGDYMSNAGKEEEEDDDDAEYVEMLLREEISGNGPVLQEQECAYISNWIKEARLDAIQYILSTNASFGFKIQTAFLAVTYLDKFLSRRLIEGEKYWAIRLLAIACLSLAAKMEECRVPLLSEFPGEDYNFEGKVIRRMEILLLDTLEWRMAIATPCTFTPYFVSKLCKNNQMRDAVSRVIEIIPVAIRNANLIHDRPSTIAAAATLWMLDQRLSRESLELKINALSSSGFLKIEDIISFYNQMKELDTSSSIRSPPLTPIQLRRTSNDVLENSTIASSGLSAKRKSLTFTDEGDQNVKMPDSKRQG; translated from the exons ATGCAAAATTCTCAGGATGCATTTTCATCTCCTTCAAGTCTACTATGCCGAGAAGAAAGTGAGAATGTCTTAAATGATGGTGGTGGTACAATTGGTGATTACATGTCAAATGCggggaaagaagaagaagaagatgatgatgatgctgaGTACGTAGAGATGTTGCTCCGAGAAGAGATTAGCGGCAATGGACCTGTACTTCAAGAACAAGAATGCGCATACATTAGTAATTGGATTAAAGAAGCTCGTTTGGATGCCATCCAATATATTCTGAGT ACCAATGCATCATTTGGATTTAAAATCCAAACAGCTTTCTTGGCAGTCACATATCTTGATAAATTTCTTTCAAGAAGGCTTATTGAG GGTGAGAAATATTGGGCAATACGTCTGCTAGCAATTGCTTGTTTATCTTTGGCCGCAAAAATGGAAGAATGCAGAGTACCCCTATTATCAGAATTTCCAGGGGAGGATTACAATTTTGAAGGCAAAGTGATAAGGAGAATGGAGATTTTATTATTAGATACATTGGAGTGGAGAATGGCAATAGCTACTCCTTGCACCTTCACCCCTTATTTCGTATCAAAACTTTGCAAGAACAACCAAATGAGAGACGCGGTTTCCAGAGTAATTGAGATCATCCCTGTTGCAATAAGAA ATGCCAATCTAATCCATGATAGACCATCTACaatagcagcagcagcaacattGTGGATGTTGGACCAAAGATTATCAAGAGAGTCTTTGGAGCTTAAGATCAACGCCTTATCCTCCAGTGGTTTTCTAAAAATT GAAGATATAATATCGTTTTATAATCAAATGAAGGAACTAGACACGTCCAGCAGCATAAGATCTCCTCCATTAACACCAATTCAGTTGCGAAGAACGTCGAATGATGTTTTGGAGAACTCTACAATTGCTAGCTCTGGCCTTAGTGCTAAAAGAAAGAGCCTTACTTTCACTGATGAGGGTGATCAAAACGTTAAAATGCCTGATAGTAAACGACAAGGCTAG
- the LOC140015718 gene encoding uncharacterized protein, with translation MNVGSKEVSKRWSGGSGGGGGGGAEEEGGDYIIRPCPGPNHVAARLRPSWAAASSPSTTALGRLAARAPKGSGRGPRKDRRRSPIGRDRELFRGSLAPLGTSSSISTPSSSGQLGQGKFRASSVGAVCGNERLKKEKEKEPIPDSSEDGSQDQPPRRKRPRTPPRPRASVVGDSERYSHDRSAGSRPRDPSPRKPTRNGLERSPARSVRNHLRDPPQWQPVRDELEQILRPQPYGDNYAASPFTREVEDYPLPRRFKIPNIELYDGSTDPEDHLSVFLTHMRLQNAADALRCKTFPMFLKGKARLWFQGLAPGSIQSFTELARQFAAQFVSSKTYSKNAAHLMAVKQKPGESLKNFMTRFNTESLQIRDKDEKVVMAAFMNGLRVEDLYYKLVEQPPKNLGELLTRAHAAANAEEASRLKRESDRDFGDRKRRGNPPESKDGPAKKNVFDRLSKEKAPALPPLPEKGYTPLTRPRAQVLAVMEAEGLGDRPPKMGTPRNKRNQDRYCAFHRDVGHDTEGCWALKREIEDLVQRGFLGRFVRPGRPAQEPGRAYRGERGEGQHRDRLDRRGAPRGYSPDQDAQNLAGVINTIAGGPTGGDSHAARKNKRPPPEGDDSLKRLRMDEEITFGPRDAVPLASRNHEAIVIDIVTNNYRVKKVYVDQGSAVDIMFYRVFKELGLREDQLTPVRTPLVGFTGPPISSEGMITLMVTVGQAPRCRTVPVDFVVVKQSSPYNVFLGRPALNALQAIPSTFHLSVKFPTSGGIAEVRGDPAVARACYLATLRGQEKVVAQTTCLEPYIPGDESQQLGTQDEIEEFPLRRDRPDQVLRIGTLLPVKEKEGLKALLREYSRVFAWSVDDMPGIPTDLAVHHLGVDPHFKPVKQKKRSFAPKRNEVIKAEVGKLLESRIIMEVHYPTWLANPVLVKKEDQTWRMCVDFTDLNKACPKDCFPLPRIDRLVDSTVGFDVLCFLDAFKGYHQIEMTEEDRDKISFITEEGTYCYRTMPFGLKNAGATYQRLVNKLFQNQIGKSMKVYVDDMIVKSRVDQRLISDLREILDVLLESRMRLNPKKCTFGVRSGRFLGFLVSRDGIRANPDKLQAIMDMAPPRNVKEVQRLTGRMAALNRFLSRSAVRGLPFFRILKAPKDFRWTEECQKAFAELKAYLAELPALTAPELGETLFLYLSTFNEAVSAVLVREDGGTQRPVYYVSRTLQGPETRYSPAEKLVLALVHAARKLRPYFQAHSIAVLTNQPLRQILTKPEVSGRMTKWAVELAEHDLTYRPRTAIKAQALADFLAEGASSTPTELVPTPTDTPMEEPWLLFVDGASSKEGSGAGLLLTSPTGEELTYALSFDFPASNNEAEYEALLTGLRIAHQMGITAIRVRSDSQLVVLQIRGEYEAKDEVMKKYLANVREVVALFDTFEIDRVPRSQNKRADALSKLASSSFAHLSKEVLVEVVQQKSIDQVQVLAVDNPTTWMAPPVDFLSSGTLPENKTEARQIQLRATKYAYAGGTLYRRSYLSPWLKCLTPEEEDYVLREVHEGICAAHVGSRVLAKKCLLLGYYWPSVFRDAAELGIDLLGPFPRAPGRYEHLVVAIDYFTKWIEAEPLVSISGRAVQKFLWRNIVCRFGIPHVLISDNGRQFAENPFRSWCVELGINQHFTSVGHPQANGQVENANRTVLQGLKTRLASAQSNWLDELPSVLWTYRTTPRTATHETPFSLTYGVEAVVPAEVGLPSPRTQNFVATSNEEELRCNLDMLEVRREEAAIRMAKYKSQLARYHNAKVKTIQYQPGDLVLRKNSISRAYSSNKLDPNWEGPYKVLEVSRAGYCRLAKMDGSGVPRTWHFSNLRLFVA, from the exons ATGAATGTAGGTAGTAAAGAAGTAAGCAAGAGATGGAGTGGTGGaagtggaggtggaggtggtggtggtgctgAGGAGGAGGGTGGGGAttatattatt AGGCCCTGTCCTGGGCCCAACCACGTGGCAGCCCGGCTACGGCCGAGCTGGGCCGCGGCCTCCAGCCCTTCCACGACCGCCTTGGGCCGCCTCGCCGCTAGGGCTCCAAAGGGCTCTGGGAGAGGACCCCGGAAAGACCGGAGGAGATCCCCCATAGGTCGGGATCGGGAGCTATTCCGGGGAAGTCTCGCACC GCTTGGGACGAGCTCTTCCATCAGCACTCCGAGCTCATCAGGTCAGCTCGGTCAGGGGAAGTTCCGTgcttcttcagttggcgccgtctgtgggaacgaaAG GCTaaagaaggagaaggagaaggagcCGATCCCTGACTCTTCGGAGGATGGGTCACAGGACCAGCCCCCTAGGAGGAAACGGCCGCGGACTCCCCCTCGTCCCCGAGCCTCGGTGGTCGGGGACAGCGAGAGGTACTCACACGACCGGTCCGCGGGGAGCCGACCAAGGGACCCTTCCCCACGGAAACCTACGCGGAATGGGCTCGAACGCTCCCCCGCCCGATCTGTCAGGAATCACTTGCGCGACCCACCCCAGTGGCAGCCCGTCCGGGATGAGCTCGAGCAGATCCTGCGGCCACAACCGTACGGGGATAACTACGCAGCCTCGCCCTTCACCCGGGAGGTCGAGGACTACCCGTTACCCCGGAGGTTCAAAATCCCGAACATCGAGCTGTACGATGGTTCGACCGACCCGGAAGACCACCTCTCGGTCTTCCTGACGCACATGCGTCTACAAAACGCCGCGGATGCCCTCCGCTGCAAGACCTTCCCCATGTTTCTCAAGGGTAAGGCGCGGCTCTGGTTTCAGGGTCTAGCACCGGGATCCATTCAGAGTTTCACCGAGCTGGCCAGACAGTTCGCCGCCCAATTTGTCTCCTCGAAGACTTACTCGAAAAACGCGGCCCACCTGATGGCCGTTAAGCAGAAGCCGGGTGAGTCCCTGAAGAACTTCATGACGCGCTTCAACACGGAGAGTTTACAGATCAGGGACAAGGATGAAAAGGTGGTCATGGCCGCCTTCATGAATGGGTTGAGGGTAGAGGATCTCTACTACAAGCTTGTCGAACAGCCTCCCAAGAACCTGGGAGAGCTCTTGACCCGGGCTCACGCCGCCGCCAATGCAGAAGAGGCCAGCCGCCTAAAACGAGAGTCGGATCGGGATTTCGGAGATCGAAAGAGACGGGGGAACCCCCCTGAGAGCAAGGACGGCCCGGCCAAGAAGAATGTCTTTGACCGGCTCTCGAAGGAGAAAGCCCCTGCTCTGCCACCACTACCGGAGAAGGGCTACACACCCCTGACACGGCCAAGGGCCCAGGTCCTGGCTGTCATGGAGGCAGAGGGTCTGGGGGACCGGCCACCCAAGATGGGGACGCCTCGGAATAAGAGGAATCAGGACCGGTACTGTGCCTTCCACAGGGATGTCGGGCACGACACCGAGGGGTGCTGGGCCCTAAAGAGGGAGATCGAGGACCTCGTTCAGCGTGGCTTCCTGGGTCGATTTGTGCGACCAGGTCGCCCCGCCCAGGAGCCAGGACGCGCTTACCGTGGAGAAAGAGGCGAGGGCCAACACCGTGACCGACTTGATCGGCGGGGAGCACCCCGGGGTTATTCACCCGACCAGGACGCTCAGAACTTGGCCGGAGTGATAAACACCATCGCCGGAGGTCCCACGGGGGGGGACAGTCATGCAGCTCGGAAGAACAAGCGACCACCCCCCGAGGGGGacgactccttgaagcgcttgcgCATGGACGAGGAAATTACCTTCGGACCAAGGGACGCGGTCCCCCTAGCTTCAAGGAACCACGAGGCCATCGTGATAGACATTGTCACCAACAACTACCGGGTGAAGAAGGTGTATGTCGATCAGGGTAGTGCGGTTGACATTATGTTCTATCGGGTGTTCAAGGAGCTCGGATTAAGGGAGGACCAGTTGACCCCGGTCCGGACGCCTCTGGTGGGTTTCACCGGGCCACCCATCAGCTCGGAAGGGATGATCACCCTGATGGTCACAGTAGGACAGGCCCCCAGGTGCCGAACTGTTCCCGTTGACTTCGTGGTGGTCAAGCAGTCGTCCCCGTACAATGTATTCTTAGGGAGACCCGCTCTGAACGCCCTCCAAGCTATTCCCTCTACTTTCCACCTCAGTGTCAAGTTCCCCACTTCTGGGGGGATAGCGGAGGTGCGCGGCGACCCAGCGGTAGCCAGGGCTTGCTACCTGGCCACGCTCCGAGGGCAGGAGAAGGTGGTCGCCCAGACGACCTGTTTGGAACCCTACATCCCGGGGGATGAGTCCCAACAGTTGGGCACCCAGGATGAGATTGAGGAATTCCCCCTAAGGCGGGACCGGCCCGACCAGGTTCTCCGCATTGGGACCTTGTTGCCCGTCAAGGAGAAGGAGGGTTTGAAAGCTCTGCTGAGGGAATACTCCCGGGTCTTCGCTTGGTCGGTGGATGACATGCCCGGTATTCCAACGGACCTGGCAGTCCACCACCTCGGCGTGGATCCTCACTTCAAGCCGGTGAAACAGAAGAAAAGGAGCTTCGCTCCCAAGAGGAATGAGGTGATCAAGGCGGAGGTCGGCAAGTTGCTGGAATCCAGGATCATCATGGAGGTCCACTACCCGACCTGGTTGGCCAATCCCGTCTTAGTCAAGAAGGAGGATCAGACCTGGAGGATGTGCGTGGACTTCACGGACCTAAACAAGGCCTGCCCAAAGGACTGCTTTCCCCTGCCAAGGATCGACAGGTTAGTAGATTCTACCGTGGGTTTTGACGTTTTGTGCTTTCTGGATGCCTTTAAGGGATACCACCAGATAGAAATGACTGAGGAGGATCGGGATAAGATCTCCTTCATCACTGAGGAGGGGACCTATTGTTACAGAACCATGCCGTTTGGCTTGAAGAACGCGGGAGCTACTTACCAGCGCCTGGTCAACAAGCTATTCCAGAACCAGATCGGTAAAAGCATGAAGGTCTACGTGGACGACATGATAGTTAAAAGCCGGGTTGATCAGCGGCTCATATCCGACTTGAGGGAGATTCTGGACGTCCTGCTAGAGAGCCGAATGCGCCTGAATCCGAAGAAGTGCACCTTCGGGGTCAGGTCGGGGAGGTTTCTCGGTTTTCTGGTGTCTCGAGATGGAATCCGGGCCAACCCGGATAAACTCCAGGCCATTATGGACATGGCCCCCCCGAGGAACGTGAAGGAAGTCCAACGACTCACAGGGAGGATGGCTGCCCTGAACAGGTTCCTCTCGCGTTCCGCGGTTCGGGGGCTCCCCTTTTTCCGGATCTTGAAAGCGCCAAAAGACTTTCGTTGGACCGAGGAGTGCCAGAAAGCTTTCGCCGAACTGAAGGCCTATCTGGCCGAGCTGCCCGCGCTGACCGCCCCCGAGCTGGGGGAGACACTATTCCTATACCTGTCCACTTTCAACGAGGCCGTCAGTGCGGTCTTGGTGCGGGAGGATGGGGGGACCCAGAGACCAGTGTACTACGTCAGCCGAACGTTACAAGGGCCAGAGACGCGGTACAGCCCGGCCGAGAAGCTGGTTCTGGCCTTAGTGCACGCTGCTCGCAAGCTCCGGCCTTACTTCCAAGCTCATAGTATCGCAGTCTTGACCAACCAGCCCCTGCGCCAGATACTCACTAAGCCCGAGGTCTCGGGCAGGATGACCAAGTGGGCTGTCGAGCTAGCCGAACATGACCTCACTTATCGGCCCCGTACCGCGATCAAGGCTCAGGCCTTGGCGGACTTCCTTGCCGAGGGGGCTAGCTCGACCCCGACAGAGCTAGTCCCAACACCCACGGACACCCCGATGGAGGAGCCGTGGCTGTTGTTTGTGGACGGTGCCTCGAGCAAGGAGGGCAGCGGGGCTGGCCTGCTGCTCACCTCGCCCACGGGGGAGGAACTGACCTATGCGCTTAGTTTTGACTTCCCTGCATCCAACAATGAGGCGGAGTACGAGGCCCTGTTGACGGGGTTGCGGATAGCCCACCAGATGGGCATCACCGCGATCCGGGTTCGAAGCGACTCTCAGCTCGTCGTCCTCCAGATCCGCGGGGAGTATGAGGCCAAGGACGAGGTAATGAAGAAATATCTGGCCAATGTACGAGAGGTGGTGGCCCTGTTCGACACTTTTGAGATCGACCGGGTGCCGAGGTCCCAAAACAAGCGCGCGGACGCCCTGTCCAAGCTGGCGTCCTCCTCGTTCGCCCACTTGAGCAAGGAGGTCTTGGTAGAGGTGGTGCAGCAGAAAAGTATCGACCAGGTTCAGGTCCTGGCGGTAGATAATCCGACCACCTGGATGGCTCCCCCCGTCGACTTCCTCAGCTCGGGTACCCTCCCCGAGAACAAAACCGAGGCTCGGCAAATCCAACTCCGAGCTACCAAATACGCCTACGCCGGGGGAACCCTCTACAGGAGGTCGTACTTGTCCCCCTGGCTAAAGTGCCTGACTCCCGAGGAAGAGGACTATGTTCTGCGTGAAGTTCATGAAGGTATATGTGCGGCACATGTGGGGTCCCGGGTGTTGGCCAAAAAGTGCCTTCTCCTGGGCTATTACTGGCCCTCCGTCTTTCGCGACGCCGCAGAACTG GGAATAGACCTCCTGGGACCATTTCCCCGAGCTCCCGGAAGGTACGAGCACCTCGTGGTGGCTATCGACTACTTTACCAAATGGATAGAAGCAGAGCCCCTAGTCTCCATTTCGGGGAGGGCGGTCCAAAAATTCCTTTGGAGGAACATCGTCTGCCGTTTCGGCATCCCGCACGTCTTGATATCCGATAACGGCCGCCAGTTCGCTGAGAACCCCTTCCGGAGCTGGTGCGTCGAGCTCGGGATCAACCAACACTTCACGTCAGTTGGTCACCCCCAGGCCAATGGTCAGGTGGAAAACGCTAACCGAACCGTTCTGCAGGGATTGAAGACCAGGTTGGCGTCCGCCCAGTCTAATTGGCTGGATGAGCTGCCTAGCGTCCTCTGGACTTACCGCACTACGCCCAGGACGGCTACGCACGAGACCCCGTTCTCCCTTACTTACGGGGTAGAGGCTGTGGTGCCCGCAGAGGTGGGTCTTCCCTCACCCAGAACACAGAACTTCGTGGCAACATCCAACGAGGAAGAGCTTAGGTGCAACTTGGACATGCTTGAAGTCAGGCGCGAGGAAGCTGCTATTCGAATGGCTAAGTATAAAAGCCAGCTCGCTCGCTATCACAACGCCAAAGTAAAGACTATACAGTACCAGCCAGGAGACCTGGTCTTGCGAAAGAACTCGATCAGCAGAGCTTATAGTTCTAACAAGCTCGATCCAAACTGGGAGGGTCCGTACAAGGTCCTCGAGGTGAGCCGAGCTGGCTACTGCAGGCTCGCTAAGATGGATGGATCTGGGGTACCTCGGACGTGGCACTTCTCCAATTTGCGATTGTTTGTAGCGTAG